The bacterium genome window below encodes:
- a CDS encoding L-ribulose-5-phosphate 4-epimerase, translated as MEELKERVCRANLDLVRHGLVLFTWGNVSGLDPERRLVVIKPSGVSYDKLTPADMVVLELDGHRVEGALSPSTDTPTHLELYRRFEGIGAVAHTHSSHATAWCQAGQSLPCFGTTHADYFYGPVPVTRYLTREEIAEDYEMNTGRVIVECFEGLDPRNMPAVLVASHAPFTWGDSPEKAVENMVVLEESARIALFTLALNGTAEAIARPLLDKHFLRKHGPGSYYGQKKDQNA; from the coding sequence CTGGAGGAGCTGAAAGAGCGGGTCTGCCGGGCCAACCTCGACCTGGTACGCCACGGCCTGGTGCTTTTCACCTGGGGGAATGTTAGCGGCCTGGACCCGGAGCGACGCCTTGTGGTGATCAAGCCCAGCGGCGTGAGCTACGACAAACTCACCCCCGCCGACATGGTGGTGCTGGAGCTGGACGGCCACCGGGTGGAGGGCGCGCTCAGCCCCAGCACCGACACCCCCACCCATCTGGAGCTGTACCGCCGTTTCGAGGGTATCGGAGCTGTGGCGCACACACATTCCAGCCACGCCACGGCCTGGTGCCAGGCCGGGCAGTCCCTGCCCTGTTTCGGCACCACCCACGCCGACTATTTCTACGGCCCGGTCCCGGTGACACGCTACCTGACCCGCGAGGAGATCGCAGAGGACTACGAGATGAACACCGGACGGGTGATCGTGGAGTGTTTCGAAGGCCTCGACCCGCGCAACATGCCGGCCGTGCTGGTGGCCTCGCATGCCCCGTTCACCTGGGGTGACAGCCCCGAGAAAGCGGTGGAGAACATGGTGGTGCTGGAGGAAAGCGCCCGCATCGCCCTTTTCACCCTGGCCCTGAACGGCACGGCCGAGGCGATTGCCCGTCCGCTGCTGGACAAGCATTTCCTGCGCAAGCACGGGCCGGGAAGCTATTACGGACAGAAAAAAGATCAGAACGCATAA